From one Lycium ferocissimum isolate CSIRO_LF1 chromosome 5, AGI_CSIRO_Lferr_CH_V1, whole genome shotgun sequence genomic stretch:
- the LOC132056192 gene encoding basic helix-loop-helix protein 80-like isoform X1, giving the protein MAAFSSYQLQHTNPFLLDTVFSPSSPIKMSGFLEEPNNSCTVQNCFSQFYQPEFHSNVIVHENNPNITTTLSHDEPNSVTNKSTSSSSLDMDSSSVTDKIETENNKPNVTPMDKKRKSREGSPSRSSAHSRGDNGKKKKSNSKLVAKDEKKEEKKANEEAPYGYIHVRARRGQATDSHSLAERVRREKISERMKILQSLVPGCDKVNHKVTGKALMLDEIINYVQSLQNQVEFLSMKLTSLNPMYYDFGMDLDALMVRPDDQNLSGLGTPLLNIQQGPTNATTSQAVEVIPNTNSGYPFLDNSASLMFQQAHFPNSISQGNGQLLWGADDQRQKIIDQSGFSNNFCSFH; this is encoded by the exons atggcTGCTTTTTCATCATACCAATTACAACACACCAACCCTTTTCTTCTTGACACAGTTTTTTCGCCAAGTTCTCCCATTAAGATGTCTGGCTTTTTGGAAGAACCAAACAATTCTTGTACAGTCCAGAATTGTTTCTCTCAATTTTACCAACCAGAATTCCATTCCAATGTGATTGTTCATGAAAATAACCCAAATATTACTACTACTCTTAGCCATGATGAGCCTAATTCTGTCACCAACAAAAGTACCAGCAGCAGCAGTTTGGACATGGATTCTTCCTCTGTTACTGATAAAATTGAAACTGAGAATAATAAGCCTAATGTCACTCCTAtggacaagaaaagaaaatccaGAGAAGGGTCTCCTTCTAGGAGTTCTGCTCACTCTAGG GGTGATaatgggaaaaagaagaaaagcaaTAGCAAATTAGTAGCCAAAGATgagaaaaaagaggagaagaaaGCAAATGAAGAGGCACCATATGGCTACATTCATGTTAGAGCAAGAAGGGGCCAAGCAACTGACAGCCATAGTCTTGCTGAAAGG GTGAGGagagagaaaataagtgaaaGGATGAAGATATTGCAATCTCTTGTTCCTGGTTGTGACAAGGTGAATCACAAA GTAACTGGAAAGGCCCTCATGTTGGATGAGATAATCAATTATGTCCAATCTTTGCAAAACCAAGTTGAG TTTCTCTCAATGAAACTTACTTCTTTGAATCCAATGTACTATGACTTTGGCATGGACTTAGATGCACTCATGGTCAGACCTGATGACCAG aATTTGAGTGGGTTGGGGACACCGCTACTAAATATTCAGCAAGGCCCTACTAACGCTACTACATCACAGGCAGTTGAAGTTATTCCTAACACTAATAGTGGCTATCCTTTTTTGGATAATTCAGCATCTCTCATGTTCCAACAGGCCCATTTCCCTAATTCCATTTCTCAG GGTAATGGGCAGCTCTTATGGGGTGCGGATGACCAAagacaaaaaataattgatCAGTCAGGATTCAGCAACAACTTTTGTTCTTTCCATTAA
- the LOC132056192 gene encoding basic helix-loop-helix protein 80-like isoform X2, giving the protein MAAFSSYQLQHTNPFLLDTVFSPSSPIKMSGFLEEPNNSCTVQNCFSQFYQPEFHSNVIVHENNPNITTTLSHDEPNSVTNKSTSSSSLDMDSSSVTDKIETENNKPNVTPMDKKRKSREGSPSRSSAHSRGDNGKKKKSNSKLVAKDEKKEEKKANEEAPYGYIHVRARRGQATDSHSLAERVRREKISERMKILQSLVPGCDKVTGKALMLDEIINYVQSLQNQVEFLSMKLTSLNPMYYDFGMDLDALMVRPDDQNLSGLGTPLLNIQQGPTNATTSQAVEVIPNTNSGYPFLDNSASLMFQQAHFPNSISQGNGQLLWGADDQRQKIIDQSGFSNNFCSFH; this is encoded by the exons atggcTGCTTTTTCATCATACCAATTACAACACACCAACCCTTTTCTTCTTGACACAGTTTTTTCGCCAAGTTCTCCCATTAAGATGTCTGGCTTTTTGGAAGAACCAAACAATTCTTGTACAGTCCAGAATTGTTTCTCTCAATTTTACCAACCAGAATTCCATTCCAATGTGATTGTTCATGAAAATAACCCAAATATTACTACTACTCTTAGCCATGATGAGCCTAATTCTGTCACCAACAAAAGTACCAGCAGCAGCAGTTTGGACATGGATTCTTCCTCTGTTACTGATAAAATTGAAACTGAGAATAATAAGCCTAATGTCACTCCTAtggacaagaaaagaaaatccaGAGAAGGGTCTCCTTCTAGGAGTTCTGCTCACTCTAGG GGTGATaatgggaaaaagaagaaaagcaaTAGCAAATTAGTAGCCAAAGATgagaaaaaagaggagaagaaaGCAAATGAAGAGGCACCATATGGCTACATTCATGTTAGAGCAAGAAGGGGCCAAGCAACTGACAGCCATAGTCTTGCTGAAAGG GTGAGGagagagaaaataagtgaaaGGATGAAGATATTGCAATCTCTTGTTCCTGGTTGTGACAAG GTAACTGGAAAGGCCCTCATGTTGGATGAGATAATCAATTATGTCCAATCTTTGCAAAACCAAGTTGAG TTTCTCTCAATGAAACTTACTTCTTTGAATCCAATGTACTATGACTTTGGCATGGACTTAGATGCACTCATGGTCAGACCTGATGACCAG aATTTGAGTGGGTTGGGGACACCGCTACTAAATATTCAGCAAGGCCCTACTAACGCTACTACATCACAGGCAGTTGAAGTTATTCCTAACACTAATAGTGGCTATCCTTTTTTGGATAATTCAGCATCTCTCATGTTCCAACAGGCCCATTTCCCTAATTCCATTTCTCAG GGTAATGGGCAGCTCTTATGGGGTGCGGATGACCAAagacaaaaaataattgatCAGTCAGGATTCAGCAACAACTTTTGTTCTTTCCATTAA